A genome region from Microplitis demolitor isolate Queensland-Clemson2020A chromosome 1, iyMicDemo2.1a, whole genome shotgun sequence includes the following:
- the LOC103568741 gene encoding unconventional myosin-IXa isoform X2, producing MENSGSGVVQVFVGEWSPEYEALSIKATKQTTSAEIVECIIERLALNDPNLSNGYELAEVVGNSVGQECKERRLGPSECPVALMLLWPKSVTQQEYYRFYLRKKQTDCLWADSRFPLDPQLLKDYFNRFLYQPRDKEYPDLCQLPDLNEQTLLDNLRARFLAGNIYTYVGSILIAVNPFKFYPIYNPKYVKLYQNRRLGPDIPPHIFAIADAAYHSMLKEKKNQCIVISGESGSGKTESTNFLLHHLTALSQKGSHGSGVEQTILSAGPVLEAFGNAKTAHNNNSSRFGKFIQVNYKENGMVHGAVVQKYLLEKSRIVSQGKNERNYHVFYYLLAGANEQERQLLHLESAERYNYLNKSGCYGLENIDERHEFSRLKQSMEMVGFTPEKQRRLFAVLSAVLLLGNVEFQPRKSYHHHDEAVGVKNPEVVAIISELLRVKQETLLAALTAKRARASGETLVINYRLPEAIAARDAMAKCLYGALFDWIVLQVNHALLSKKDTLRDHQGHSIGVLDIFGFEDFKTCNSFEQLCINYANEQLQHYFNQHVFQYEQREYRKQGIRWTDIGFSDNSGCLNLIEGKPNGLLCLLDDQCNFPGATNETLLQKFNSVHKDNQFYETPQRREAAFVVRHYAGAVKYQAAQMREKNLDLMRPDGVVGVLKNSSLAFVRELVGADPVAVFRWAILRAFFRAHFAFQEAGRAHRHGRADGNKNSVQSRYRQPNDNLIRKNKSFRPRERGKKGLKNLQTVKTLAGRTQSYGTGPGKARKQPMTVSAQFQHSLHSLMDTLNQANPFFIRCIKSNSNKIPNEFDEETVQRQLRYTGMLETVRIRQAGFNVRLTYEEFIQLYRMLLPNGLISSQNDVRDFLLTLNLNKDNYQLGKTKVFLRESEKIKLDIELHQQIITSITTIQKWFRACLERRKFLRIKNSVVLIQSFWRMIMAQKIAHTIRARVEAAVHIQNTWRAYRQYSWFKKLKSSIVIFQSHVRGRIARKSFMEIKKRKQAATATSLSSLSSSLSSSSLINKSEIDFSENSSTCDKSPLSKSIGLQSKLTLEPCPSPRREYMTSSKLDINPCATNSINPIDNMDVTYSKRKLTPNKRLLTTANSRDPKSPEALFSPDDNSLRKGSLESLASFKSYESQLSIDSSESHYSQESNSTKPVPSARTKRVDQSPLITAAHASVINTISRSSLMSKRTDSSSTGYSDGDTDGEAPSLVQSAPPVFNTTISSFHSPRDKYHPGLSQQQQQQSPASDVWRRRAEYSTTTYVDTNPQKSTLITRSPNVTQYRNLTESLLEQARLERLNEVSNLNIKIDNSDNNKFISNSSSSSSKNDGLSIRERRFNESQDKFVEVSNIRRDQTRDIKEYSFLKRQNSEGDTALKLMDLIPSLHDDRPVAEKTEPDVPVRSARRNRPSREVLCRSMGESVNETLSVSDARSIFLGTIKEDLNKSHWSNASTTSISSTITSSATSMTPTSMAIKKDDPSSRSVTDWPVNKEAAYKGQQLGKRMRSNAITTLELRRRNSDPATKISGLDEKATVVGDCGDLKLAPGMNRLEWKGNNLFTLAGHRFRKVARFSKEDVCVSCHEKMDAFVTQGYKCNDCKQLYHVKCIQNGGVLKMPCSLANTTTANRRKNRKPIMRTPYDTSANKQTVASKFSLTGTSAFTDSADKIISDAKELALMQDFITKKIYIMEGQEEGKKPSEVDRVFKQALRKFKDDLVITYSVAIQQGVEGNIKYTDLIANFLHVMETVCKQENTREDFPVTMGVNAFRGFMNEFMTQVKPEAIDKQSKSKRKKEKKRKQEEPIKHGSHMFQLTIINIPTACEVCTSFFMWPIERGLVCQNCKLTCHKKCYMRAAAECGKDGSIHDSNSRKVFGVPLYKLDCGDGKVPLVVDRLITTIEMHGLYTEGLYRKSGVSSKVRELKVKMDEDDLQNIDFENYQVHVLAAVLKSFFRDMPEPLLTFEYYDDFLHAANLTDPQDRVNTLFAILKKLPKPNYDLMERLTVHLARVALNEVANRMSSSALAIVFAPCILRTNRTLPAQDSLQDVGRQTKCVETIVQDKLRSVRTALADISTLESACHAATNRLSSLRSSKIFSPEELSVSSTTAGGRASNSDRDGDRGGGDEEEALLVGHIQTIQKEKALLTSTLPSLTRASSDDDLLLSATDLDDGSLDDLLPSADALVRKKNIHRQSSADNTFPTIINVDEDMVMV from the exons ATGGAGAATAGTGGTTCCGGTGTGGTGCAAGTATTTGTGGGCGAGTGGAGCCCGGAATACGAAGCGCTGTCAATAAAAGCAACAAAACAAACAACATCTGCTGAAATAGTAGAATGTATTATAGAAAGATTGGCTTTGAATGACCCAAATCTATCAAATGGCTATGAATTAGCCGAGGTTGTGGGTAATTCTGTTGGCCAGGAATGCAAGGAACGGAGACTTGGGCCATCCGAGTGCCCTGTCGCGCTCATGCTGCTCTGGCCAAAAAGTGTTACACAGCAAGAATACTAtcg attttatttaagaaaaaaacaaacagaTTGTTTATGGGCGGACAGTAGATTTCCACTGGATCCTCAGCTACTGAAAGATTATTTTAACCGATTTTTATATCAACCACGTGATAAAGAGTATCCAGATTTGTGCCAACTACCAGATCTTAATGAACAGACTTTACTCGACAATTTGCGTGCTAGATTTTTAGCtggaaatatttatacatacgtTGGTAGCATATTAATAGCCGTAaatccatttaaattttacccgaTATACAATCCAAAGTACGTTAAGTTATATCAGAATCGTCGGTTGGGTCCGGACATACCACCGCACATATTCGCGATCGCCGATGCCGCTTATCACTCGATGCTGAAGGAAAAGAAGAACCAGTGTATTGTAATAAGCGGAGAAAGTGGTTCCGGTAAAACGGAGTCgactaattttttactgcatCACTTGACGGCGCTGAGCCAAAAAGGTTCGCATGGCAGCGGAGTTGAGCAGACGATTCTGAGCGCTGGTCCTGTTCTCGAGGCCTTTGGTAATGCCAAGACTGCTCACAATAATAACAGCAGTAGATTTGGTAAATTTATCCAGGTTAATTACAAAGAAAATGGTATGGTACACGGTGCTGTTGTACAGAAATATCTATTGGAAAAGTCCCGTATCGTATCCCAGGGTAAAAACGAAAGAAACTATCAcgtattttattacttattagcCGGTGCTAATGAACAAGAACGACAGTTGTTGCATTTAGAGAGTGCCGAGcggtataattatttaaataaaagcgGCTGTTATGGATTGGAGAATATCGATGAGCGGCACGAATTTTCCCGACTGAAGCAATCCATGGAGATGGTGGGTTTTACTCCTGAGAAACAACGTAGACTATTTGCGGTACTGTCGGCTGTCTTGCTGCTGGGAAACGTCGAGTTCCAGCCGAGAAAGTCTTATCACCACCACGACGAAGCCGTGGGTGTAAAGAACCCTGAAGTGGTTGCTATTATTTCGGAATTACTTCGAGTAAAGCAGGAAACATTATTGGCTGCACTAACAGCCAAGCGCGCACGTGCATCTGGGGAAACTTTAGTCATCAATTATCGTTTGCCAGAAGCTATTGCCGCCAGAGATGCCATGGCTAAGTGTTTATATGGTGCATTATTTGATTGGATTGTTCTTCAg GTAAACCACGCATTGCTGTCCAAAAAAGACACTCTGCGTGATCATCAAGGCCACAGTATCGGGGTACTGGATATATTTGGGTTTGAGGACTTCAAGACGTGCAATAGCTTTGAACAATTATGTATTAATTACGCTAATGAACAACTACAACACTACTTCAATCAACACGTCTTTCAATACGAACAACGTGAATACCGCAAACAGGGTATAAGATGGACAGATATCGGGTTTAGTGATAATTCGGGTTgtcttaatttaattgaggGAAAACCAAATGGATTGTTGTGTTTACTTGACGATCAATGTAACTTCCCGGGTGCTACTAATGAAACGTTATTACAGAAGTTTAATTCTGTACACAAGGACAATCAATTTTATGAAACACCGCAGCGACGTGAGGCGGCTTTCGTTGTTAGACATTACGCGGGGGCTGTTAAGTATCAAGCGGCGCAGATGAGAGAGAAAAATCTTGATCTGATGAGACCCGATGGGGTTGTCGGTGTTCTGAAAAATTCCTCTCTTGCGTTCGTACGTGAGCTGGTGGGTGCAGATCCAGTTGCTGTATTTAGGTGGGCCATTTTACGAGCATTCTTCAGAGCACATTTCGCCTTCCAAGAAGCCGGTCGTGCTCATCGTCACGGCagag CTGATGGAAACAAAAATTCAGTTCAAAGCAGATATCGACAACCCAACGATAATTTAatcag gaaaaataaatcatttcgACCACGCGAGCGGGGCAAGAAAggcttgaaaaatttacaaacgGTCAAAACGCTAGCAGGAAGGACACAGAGCTATGGAACAGGACCTGGAAAAGCGAGGAAACAGCCAATGACTGTCTCTGCCCAGTTTCAACACAGCCTGCACAGTCTGATGGACACGTTGAATCAAGCGAATCCATTTTTTATCCGGTGcattaaatcaaattcaaataaaataccaAATGAATTTGACGAGGAGACAGTCCAGCGTCAGTTACGTTACACGGGAATGCTCGAAACCGTGAGAATACGTCAGGCGGGATTTAATGTTCGTCTCACTTATGAAGAATTCATTCAACTCTACCGTATGCTCTTACCAAATGGTTTAATAAGCTCTCAAAATGACGTGCGTGATTTTCTACTCACGCTCAATCTTAACAAAGACAATTATCAACTTGgtaaaacaaaagtatttttacgtgaatcggaaaaaataaaactagacATTGAGTTGCATCAGCAGATAATTACGAGCATAACGACAATACAGAAGTGGTTTCGCGCTTGTCTTGAGCGgcgaaaatttttgagaattaaaaattccgtGGTGCTGATACAGTCTTTTTGGCGAATGATAATGGCGCAAAAAATAGCCCACACTATTCGCGCAAGAGTCGAGGCTGCAGTACACATACAAAATACCTGGCGCGCTTATCGACAGTACTcgtggtttaaaaaattaaagtcatCTATTGTAATATTCCAGTCACATGTACGTGGTCGTATTGCACGTAAATCAtttatggaaattaaaaaacgcAAGCAAGCAGCCACTGCAACATCATTGTCTTCGTTGTCATCGTCATTGTCATCGTCGTCGTTGATTAATAAATCAGAGATAGATTTTAGTGAAAATAGCAGCACTTGTGATAAAAGTCCATTATCTAAAAGTATTGGGTTACAGTCTAAATTAACATTGGAACCTTGTCCATCACCACGTCGTGAATATATGACGTCATCAAAATTAGATATCAATCCTTGTGCTACTAATTCAATAAATCCAATTGATAATATGGATGTTACATATTCAAAACGCAAATTAACGCCAAATAAACGTCTTCTTACTACTGCTAATTCGCGGGATCCAAAAAGCCCAGAAGCGTTATTCAGTCCTGATGATAATTCTTTACGCAAAGGCAGTCTCGAGAGCTTGGCTAGTTTCAAGAGCTATGAATCACAGCTCAGTATTGACAGCAGCGAATCTCATTACTCACAAGAAAGCAATTCAACAAAACCTGTACCAAGTGCTAGAACAAAGCGCGTAGATCAATCGCCGCTGATAACAGCAGCTCATGCTAGTGTTATCAATACCATAAGTCGGTCGTCGTTAATGAGCAAACGCACTGACAGCTCGTCAACGGGATACAGCGACGGTGACACTGACGGTGAAGCTCCAAGTCTTGTACAAAGTGCACCCCCTGTTTTCAATACCACGATATCGTCATTCCACAGCCCACGGGATAAATATCATCCGGGATTGtctcagcagcagcagcagcagagCCCGGCGTCAGACGTATGGCGACGTAGAGCTGAATATTCAACGACAACTTATGTTGATACTAATCCACAGAAATCTACTTTGATAACAAGATCCCCCAATGTAACGCAGTACAGAAATTTGACTGAGAGTCTGCTGGAGCAAGCGAGACTCGAGCGATTAAATGAAGtatcgaatttaaatattaaaattgataatagtgataataataaatttattagtaatagtagtagtagtagtagtaaaaaTGATGGGTTGTCAATTCGCGAGAGAAGGTTCAATGAATCTCAAGATAAATTTGTTGAAGTTTCAAATATCAGACGTGATCAGACACGTGACATTAAGGAGTACAGTTTTTTGAAACGACAGAATTCGGAAGGTGACACGGCTTTAAAATTGATGGACTTGATCCCGTCGTTGCATGACGACAGACCAGTTGCTGAGAAGACTGAACCAGATGTACCGGTAAGGAGTGCACGTAGAAATCGACCTAGTCGGGAAGTCCTGTGTCGTTCAATGGGGGAAAGTGTTAATGAAACTCTATCAGTTTCCGATGCACGGAGTATTTTTCTTGGAACAATAAAAGAAGATCTTAATAAAAGCCACTGGTCTAATGCATCCACGACATCGATATCCTCGACGATAACTTCCTCGGCGACTTCAATGACTCCAACTAGCATGGCCATTAAAAAAGACGATCCGTCATCGAGGTCAGTTACCGATTGGCCAGTGAACAAGGAAGCGGCTTACAAAGGACAGCAATTGGGTAAACGCATGCGTTCAAATGCCATAACGACACTTGAATTACGACGTAGAAACTCGGATCCAGCGACTAAAATATCGGGATTAGATGAAAAAGCGACTGTCGTTGGAGATTGTGGAGATTTAAAACTTGCGCCTGGTATGAATCGTCTCGAGTGGAagggaaataatttattcacacTCGCTGGTCACAGATTTCGTAAGGTCGCTAGATTTTCAAAAGAAGACGTATGCGTTTCTTGTCATGAAAAAATGGATGCATTTGTTACTCAAGGATACAAATGCAATGATTGTAAACAACTTTATCATGTTAAATGTATACAGAATGGCGGTGTACTAAAAATGCCCTGTTCGTTGGCCAACACAACGACAGCCAACAGGCGTAAAAATCGCAAGCCCATAATGCGGACACCTTACGATACTTCTGCCAATAAGCAAACAGTCGCATCCAAATTCAGTCTCACTGGCACATCGGCATTTACAGACAGCGCTGACAAAATTATTTCCGACGCTAAAGAGCTGGCTTTGATGCAGGACTTCATtaccaagaaaatttatataatggaAGGGCAGGAAGAGGGTAAGAAACCCAGTGAAGTCGACAGGGTATTTAAGCAAGCGCTGAGAAAGTTCAAAGACGATTTAGTTATTACTTACAGTGTTGCTATTCAACAAGGGGTTGAGGGCAATATCAAGTACACAGACTTGATAGCAAACTTTTTGCACGTTATGGAGACTGTTTGTAAACAAGAGAATACTCGAGAAGATTTTCCTGTCACGATGGGTGTCAATGCCTTCCGAGGTTTCATGAATGAGTTTATGACACAAGTTAAGCCCGAGGCTATTGATAAGCAGAGCAAGAGCAAGAGGAAGAAGGAGAAGAAACGGAAGCAAGAGGAGCCCATCAAGCACGGCAGTCATATGTTCCAATTAACGATTATTAATATCCCGACTGCTTGCGAAGTCTGTACCTCATTTTTCATGTGGCCTATCGAGCGTGGACTTGTTTgtcaaa ATTGTAAATTAACGTGTCACAAAAAATGCTACATGAGAGCAGCTGCTGAATGCGGCAAGGACGGATCCATTCATGATTCGAATTCACGTAAAGTATTTGGTGTGCCGCTGTATAAATTAGATTGCGGTGACGGCAAAGTACCTCTGGTTGTTGATCGTTTAATAACGACAATAGAAATGCACGGTCTTTATACCGAGGGTTTGTATCGTAAGAGTGGAGTGAGTTCTAAAGTACGTGAGCTCAAGGTTAAAATGGACGAAGACGATTTGCAGAACATTGACTTTGAGAATTATCAAGTTCACGTGTTAGCTGCTGTGTTGAAAAGTTTCTTTCGTGATATGCCAGAGCCGCTGCTGACATTCGAGTACTACGATGATTTTTTACACGCCGCAAATTTAACAGATCCCCAGGATCGGGTCAATACTCTCTTtgcaatacttaaaaaattgccTAAGCCAAATTACGATTTGATGGAGCGATTGACGGTCCACTTGGCCCGGGTCGCGCTCAATGAAGTCGCGAATCGCATGTCCTCCTCCGCACTGGCGATAGTTTTTGCGCCATGCATACTCAGGACTAATCGCACATTGCCAGCACAAGACTCACTGCAAGACGTCGGCAGACAGACTAAATGTGTTGAGACAATCGTACAAGATAAATTACGTAGCGTAAGGACAGCACTTGCTGACATAAGTACTCTAGAGTCCGCATGTCACGCCGCGACAAATCGTCTGTCCAGTTTGAGATCTTCAAAGATATTCAGCCCCGAAGAGCTGAGCGTGTCCTCGACAACAGCCGGCGGTCGTGCGAGCAACTCTGACCGGGACGGCGACCGCGGTGGTGGCGACGAAGAAGAGGCACTTCTAGTTGGACATATCCAAACAATTCAAAAAGAAAAGGCACTACTTACATCAACTCTACCCAGTTTAACTCGCGCTTCCTCAGATGACGACCTACTCCTGTCAGCGACAGATCTTGACGACGGCTCTCTAGATGATTTACTTCCATCAGcgg ATGCAttggtaagaaaaaaaaatattcatagacAAAGCTCGGCGGATAATACTTTTCCTACGATAATAAATGTCGACGAAGACATGGTGATGGTATGA